Part of the Nitrosophilus alvini genome, TTGTAAATCTGAAAGCTTTCATTTTAGCAGCAAAAGGTTTTTGAATGAAAAAAGTTGTATATCCCGGTACTTTTGACCCTATAACAAAGGGGCATATGGATATCATCAAAAGAGCGGCAACTCTTTTTGAGAGCGTCATAGTCGCCGTTGCTGTTTCAAGTGAAAAGAAACCTATGTTTGATATCGAAACAAGAATCATGATGGCAAAAAAAGCGATCAAATCATACAAAAATGTTGAAGTGGTCAGTTTCGATACTCTTTTGGTGGATTTCTGCGAAAAAGTGGATGCAAATGTCATCATAAGAGGACTAAGAGCCGTAAGCGACTTTGAGTATGAGTTGCAGATGGGGTATGCCAACCAGTCTTTGAAAGAGGATCTAGAAACCGTATATCTGATGCCAAGTCTCAAAAACGCATTCATCAGCTCTTCCGTCGTCAGGACTATTTTGAAATACGGAGGAGACATATCTCATCTGGTACCCAAAGAGGTATTGGAAGTGTTGGAGGAAATAGATAGAAAGTAGAAAAGCTTTCAAATCTCCAGTTATAAAACAAGGCAAACTATGTATGTTATTTTGGAAGGAATAGACAGAGCGGGTAAAAGCACCCAGATAGAGCTTTTGAAAAAAAGATATCCCAAAGCTCTCTTTACTAAAGAGCCTGGTGGAACGCCATTTGGACAAAAGATAAGAGATATAGTACTAAATACAAAAAATATCAGCCCAAGAGCGGAAGCACTGCTGTTTCTTGCCGACAGAAACGAACATATTCAAAAGGTTATAAAACCAAATATCGAAAAACTGATCATCAGTGATAGAGGTTTTGTATCAGGGGTGGCATACGCTCATGTAAAAGAAAATATAGATCTTGAGACCCTGCTCTGGCTGAACAGTTTCGCTATGGAAAATATAGAGCCGGACAAAATCGTCCTGATAGAGATATCCAAAGATGCGCTGCTAAAAAGAATGCACACAGAAAAACTCGATACCATAGAAGCGAGAGGCGTAGAGTATCTTTTGAAAGTTCAGGAAATCATGAAAAAAACCATACTCAAAACAGGTATCGAACATCTTTTTATAGACGCTTCTTTGGATAAAGAGACAATAAACCACAAAATTTCCGACTTTATCGAAAAGGGAAGATAATGACTATAAAAGCTTTAAGGGGTATGAAAGATATTCTTCCGCCGCAGAGCGATAAATTTTTATATTTTATAGAAAACGCCACAAAAATAGCCGAAAGGTACGGATTCAGATATATAGAAACGCCTCTTCTTGAAGAGACCGCTCTTTTTAAAAGAAGTGTGGGAGAAAGCAGCGACATTGTGGGCAAAGAGATGTATCAGTTTATAGACAAAGGGGGAAACGACGTATGTCTTCGCCCGGAAGGCACGGCCGGAATCGTCAGAAGTTTCATAGAACACAAACTGGACCGTATGCAGCAGACATACAGATTTTTCTATTACGGCCCTATGTTCAGATACGAAAGACCGCAAAAGGGAAGACTCAGAGAGTTTCATCAGTTCGGCTGCGAAACTTTCGGCGAAGGAAGCGTATATGAAGATGCGAATATGATTTTGCTTATAAAAGATATACTGGACTTTTTCAAAATAAAATATTCGCTCAAAATAAACTCCCTAGGTTGTCCAAACTGTATGCCTCTGTACAGAAAAAAACTGGTTGATTATCTAGAAGGGCTCGAAAACAGACTCTGTGTCGATTGTATACGAAGAACTGACACCAATCCGATAAGAGTTCTTGACTGCAAGATAGAAAACTGCCAAAAAGAGCTCAAAGAGGCGCCAAAACTTCTGGACAACCTTTGTGAAGAGTGCAAAAACGACTTTGAAAAGCTAAAACAGCTTCTAAAAAAGAACAGCGTCTCATTCGAGGTAGACCCCAATCTTGTAAGAGGTCTCGACTACTACACTAAAACCGCATTCGAATTTGTCAGTGCCGAGATAGGTGCCCAAAGCGCGGTAGCCGGTGGGGGAAGATTCGATAGACTTGTAGAGTTTTTGGGCGGCAAACCCACTCCGGCCATAGGTTTTGCCATCGGAATGGAGAGGATTCTGGATCTGATAGAGATGCCGGAAACAAAAAGAGAAGGGATCTATCTTGGCGCTTTGAGCGAAAATGCTATAGACACTATTTTCACTCTGGCACATAAGAAAAGAGAAAAAGAAAAAGTCTTTATGGAATATAGAAAGAAAAGCCTGAAAGCCCATCTCAAAGCTGCAGACAAGGCAAATGCAAAATATGCGGCTATAATCGGAGAGGAAGAGATCAAAAACGGAACAATATGGGTAAAAGATCTTGAAAACAAGAAAGAAAAAGTTATAGATCTGGAACAGTTCTGATTTGGAGAGCAAATGTTTGACTACGGCATAAAACAGTGGGCAAAAGATGACTTTATCATCGAAAACGGACTGGTAAAGGTAAACCATTCCGTCAAGCCCTCTTTGATAGAAATTACAAAAAAAATCAGAGACACAGGTGTAAGAGGACCTATACTCATAAGATTTCCACACCTTATAAAAAAACAGATAGATTCTCTTTATACGCAATTTAACAGAGCGATCGACACTTTTGACTACAGAGGGGGGTTCAATGCCGTTTTTCCGCTGAAAGTAAATCAGTTTCCAAACTTCATAAAATCTCTTGTGGATATTGCACAGGAGTACAACTATGGACTTGAAGCGGGAAGTAAAGCCGAACTTATCATAGCGATGGCCTACAATAACAAAAACGCCCCCATCACGGTAAACGGCTTCAAAGATAAAGGCATGATAAGCCTCGGTTTTATCGCGGCAAAAATGGGATATGACATAACTTTGACCATAGAAGGTCTAAACGAACTCGAAACCATACTCGAAGTTGCAAAAGAGCTAGGAGAACCTCTCCCCAATATAGGTCTGAGGATTCGTCTGCACAGCTCCGGTATAGGTATATGGGCAAAAAGCGGCGGCATCAATTCCAAATTTGGACTCACTTCTACGGAGCTTCTCGAAGCGGTTGATCTTTTAAAATCGAACAATCTTCTTGAGAAGTTCAGAATGATACATTTTCATATAGGATCCCAGATAAGCGAAATAGCCCCTGTAAAAAAAGCCCTTAGAGAAGCGGGAAACATATATGCCGAACTTAGAAAAATGGGTGCGAAAAACCTCGACGCCATCAACCTTGGCGGGGGTCTTGCCGTTGAATACTCCCAGCATGAAAATATTCACAACAGAAACTATACCCTTACTGAGTTTACAAACGATGTGGTCTATCTGCTAAAAGAGATTTCAGCGCAAAAAGGCGTTGCAGAGCCTATGATATATACAGAATCCGGAAGGTTCATAGCGGCAAGCCATGCAGTACTTATCGCACCGGTACTGGAGCTCTTTTCACAGGAATACACCGAAAAGGGCCTGAAACTAAAAAAAGAGAACCCTCCTTTGATAGAAGAGCTATACGATCTTTATAAAACGATAAACAGTGCAAACGCCATAGAGTACCTTCACGACAGCCTCGATCATATGGAGTCTTTGCTGACTCTTTTCGATCTTGGATATATAGACCTTCAGGACAGGTCAAACACCGAAATTCTCGTACATCTCATCATCAAAAAAGCGATTGAGCTGACAACCTCCTCTAATTCGCAGGAACTTAAAAGAATACAGGACAGGGTTCAAGAGCGATATCTTCTGAACTTCTCTCTTTTTCAAAGCCTGCCAGATTTCTGGGGATTAAAACAGCGTTTCCCGGTGATGCCGCTAAGCCATCTGGACAAAACCCCTACTAGAAGCGCATCGCTCTGGGACATAACATGTGACAGTGACGGTGAGATCGATTTTAATATAGACTATCCTCTATATCTGCACGATATCGATGTAAAAAAAGAGGAGTATTTTTTAGCCTTCTTTCTTGTAGGCGCCTATCAGGAGACGTTAGGCATGAAACACAACCTTTTCACCCACCCTACCGAAGTGACTGTAGAGTTCGAAGAAGAGGGATACACTCTTGAAAATATCGTAGAAGCTCAGAGTATTCTCGATATTTTATATGATCTTGATTATGATATAAATGATCTGCAAAGCAGACTAAAAACAAACATCGCAGAATCTGATAAAATTAAAATAGATGAAAAAGAGAAGATATTGGAACAGCTGGCTTTTCATCTGCATGAAAACAGTTATCTGAAAATGGTTACCAAAAAGGAAGGCTGATGAAAAAAGCATCTTTGTGGCAGATAATAAAAGAGGATTTTTCCGTAGTTTCTCAAAAAGACCCTGCAATACACTCTAAATTTGAACTTTTGACAAACTATCCGGGCGTTTGGGCGCTTTTCTGGTACAGGATAGCAAACGCCCTTCACAAAAAGGGTCTTAAACTACTTGCAAGAATGATAATGGGCATAAACCAGATTTTTACCGGAATAGATATCCATCCAGCGGCAACGATAGGAAGACGCGTATTCATTGACCACGGTATAGGTCTTGTTATAGGAGAGACGGCGGTAGTTGAAGATGATGTTCTGATATATCAGCAGGTTACCCTAGGAGGAGTGAGTCTACTCAAAGGCAAAAGACATCCTACCGTAAAAAGCGGAGCCGTCATAGGAGCCGGCGCAAAGGTACTTGGAAACATAACGGTAGGCAAAAATGCAAAAATAGGCGCCAATTCGGTAGTTGTAAAAGATGTGCCTGACGATTCCACCGCAGTTGGCATACCTGCAAAAATCATCGTAAAAGGAAGAGACAAATCGCCTCTAAGCCACAACAAACTGCCGGATATAAATAAAGAGATCTTCGAATATCTTGTAAAAAGAGTGGCTGTTCTCGAACATGCGATCTTAACCGGCG contains:
- the coaD gene encoding pantetheine-phosphate adenylyltransferase produces the protein MKKVVYPGTFDPITKGHMDIIKRAATLFESVIVAVAVSSEKKPMFDIETRIMMAKKAIKSYKNVEVVSFDTLLVDFCEKVDANVIIRGLRAVSDFEYELQMGYANQSLKEDLETVYLMPSLKNAFISSSVVRTILKYGGDISHLVPKEVLEVLEEIDRK
- the tmk gene encoding dTMP kinase gives rise to the protein MYVILEGIDRAGKSTQIELLKKRYPKALFTKEPGGTPFGQKIRDIVLNTKNISPRAEALLFLADRNEHIQKVIKPNIEKLIISDRGFVSGVAYAHVKENIDLETLLWLNSFAMENIEPDKIVLIEISKDALLKRMHTEKLDTIEARGVEYLLKVQEIMKKTILKTGIEHLFIDASLDKETINHKISDFIEKGR
- the hisS gene encoding histidine--tRNA ligase, giving the protein MTIKALRGMKDILPPQSDKFLYFIENATKIAERYGFRYIETPLLEETALFKRSVGESSDIVGKEMYQFIDKGGNDVCLRPEGTAGIVRSFIEHKLDRMQQTYRFFYYGPMFRYERPQKGRLREFHQFGCETFGEGSVYEDANMILLIKDILDFFKIKYSLKINSLGCPNCMPLYRKKLVDYLEGLENRLCVDCIRRTDTNPIRVLDCKIENCQKELKEAPKLLDNLCEECKNDFEKLKQLLKKNSVSFEVDPNLVRGLDYYTKTAFEFVSAEIGAQSAVAGGGRFDRLVEFLGGKPTPAIGFAIGMERILDLIEMPETKREGIYLGALSENAIDTIFTLAHKKREKEKVFMEYRKKSLKAHLKAADKANAKYAAIIGEEEIKNGTIWVKDLENKKEKVIDLEQF
- the speA gene encoding biosynthetic arginine decarboxylase, producing MFDYGIKQWAKDDFIIENGLVKVNHSVKPSLIEITKKIRDTGVRGPILIRFPHLIKKQIDSLYTQFNRAIDTFDYRGGFNAVFPLKVNQFPNFIKSLVDIAQEYNYGLEAGSKAELIIAMAYNNKNAPITVNGFKDKGMISLGFIAAKMGYDITLTIEGLNELETILEVAKELGEPLPNIGLRIRLHSSGIGIWAKSGGINSKFGLTSTELLEAVDLLKSNNLLEKFRMIHFHIGSQISEIAPVKKALREAGNIYAELRKMGAKNLDAINLGGGLAVEYSQHENIHNRNYTLTEFTNDVVYLLKEISAQKGVAEPMIYTESGRFIAASHAVLIAPVLELFSQEYTEKGLKLKKENPPLIEELYDLYKTINSANAIEYLHDSLDHMESLLTLFDLGYIDLQDRSNTEILVHLIIKKAIELTTSSNSQELKRIQDRVQERYLLNFSLFQSLPDFWGLKQRFPVMPLSHLDKTPTRSASLWDITCDSDGEIDFNIDYPLYLHDIDVKKEEYFLAFFLVGAYQETLGMKHNLFTHPTEVTVEFEEEGYTLENIVEAQSILDILYDLDYDINDLQSRLKTNIAESDKIKIDEKEKILEQLAFHLHENSYLKMVTKKEG
- the cysE gene encoding serine O-acetyltransferase, with translation MKKASLWQIIKEDFSVVSQKDPAIHSKFELLTNYPGVWALFWYRIANALHKKGLKLLARMIMGINQIFTGIDIHPAATIGRRVFIDHGIGLVIGETAVVEDDVLIYQQVTLGGVSLLKGKRHPTVKSGAVIGAGAKVLGNITVGKNAKIGANSVVVKDVPDDSTAVGIPAKIIVKGRDKSPLSHNKLPDINKEIFEYLVKRVAVLEHAILTGDKNILEKDKELDHIYEAFIKAMKD